TGATCAGGCGCGGTGGATTTCGCACCGTCAGCTGCTGCACGATGCGCGCGCTGGGATGGCGGCACACGCCTTCACGCCGGTGCATCGCACCCTGGTGTGCACCCCATTCACGAACTACGACGGCCTCGTGCTGGGCGTGCTCGCGCCTCTACTGGCTGGTGGTGCGGTGCTGACGGGTGCTTCGCTTGGCGTGCAGGAGGTGCATGCGGTGCTGGCGGACGGCGAGGCCAATGTGGTGGTGTGTGGGCCGGACATGGAATTGCCGCCGGAGACCACAGCGCGTGTCATCCGCGTACCGCTGAGTTTGTAAGCGCGGCGCGGGTATCATCAACAGCTCACGCCACCAGCGTCAGTTCCCGGCGCCGCCGCACGTTCCAGTCGGGACGCAGCGCGTGATCGCGCTCCAGCGCCAACTTGAACGCCGTCACGCAGCACGGATCAAACTGCGTACCGGCGTGGCGCTCCAGTTCCTCCAGGGCCTCTTCCACCGACATGCCGTCACGATACGGACGGCCGCTGGTCATGGCGTCGAAACTGTCGGCCACGGCCGTGATGCGCGTCTCGAGCGGAATGCACGGCCCGATCAACTGATCCGGCGTGCCCTCACCATCGAAACGCTCGTGATGCGAACGCACCACTGCCAGCGCATGTGGCATGTCACGCAGCAGCGGCGAAAGAATGCGCCAACCAATCACCGGATGCTCCATCACGTGCGCATACTCCTCGCCCGTGAGTGGCCCCGGCTTGTTGAGCACCGCTTCCCGCACACCAATTTTGCCAATGTCATGCAGACGGCTGCCCAGCTCGAGTTGCGTGCGCAGCGTGTCGGACACCTGCAGCACATCGGCAATGGCCATCGCATAGCGCGACACCCGCGTGGAATGTCCCCAGGTGTACGCGTCCTTCACTTCCAATGCGTCGGCCAATGACTGCAACGAGGCCAGA
The Gemmatimonas sp. UBA7669 DNA segment above includes these coding regions:
- a CDS encoding HD domain-containing phosphohydrolase — encoded protein: MPDTLRQAGASERACLIVDDEPGMRALLRRVMQADGFVCHEAGSGDEALAVLAQHPVPLVLSDYHMPVMDGAALLAAIQVRAPETAVVIITATADVQLAVKCLEGGALDYLTKPFAADEVRARVAQAMAKRRLLRENAAYRAQLEARVAEQASQYEELFLASLQSLADALEVKDAYTWGHSTRVSRYAMAIADVLQVSDTLRTQLELGSRLHDIGKIGVREAVLNKPGPLTGEEYAHVMEHPVIGWRILSPLLRDMPHALAVVRSHHERFDGEGTPDQLIGPCIPLETRITAVADSFDAMTSGRPYRDGMSVEEALEELERHAGTQFDPCCVTAFKLALERDHALRPDWNVRRRRELTLVA